The following are encoded in a window of Actinomyces oris genomic DNA:
- the aspA gene encoding aspartate ammonia-lyase codes for MTKATRTEEDLLGAREVPLEAYWGIHTLRAMENFQISGSVVGDEEAFVRGMVQVKKASALANGDLGALDPEVAGAIVWACDQVLVAERCLDQFPVDQFQGGAGTSVNMNTNEVIANLALEYLGYAKGRYDIINPNDHVNKSQSTNDAYPTGFRLGLFTLVASLVEELERLIVSMRSKGKELVNVLKMGRTQLQDAVPMSLGQEFEAFAVLLEEEVSRLHNNAALLLEVNLGATAIGTGLNTPPDYQSTVVGRLREVTGLDIRGAHDLLEATSDTGAYVSMHAAIKRLAVKLSKICNDLRLLSSGPRAGLGEIRLPERQAGSSIMPAKVNPVIPEVVNQVCFKVIGNDVALTFAAEAGQLQLNVMEPVIAQTIFESINLLTRGMSTLRELCIVGIEANEEVCRRNVLDSIGIVTYLNPVIGHHNGDLVGRECARSGRSVREVVLEMGLLEESVLDEILSPENLLRPHFRDLKVYSGSDPSTPPVVSTAPDLGE; via the coding sequence ATGACGAAGGCAACCCGCACAGAGGAAGATCTTCTTGGTGCACGGGAAGTTCCATTGGAAGCCTATTGGGGAATCCATACGCTGCGTGCGATGGAGAACTTCCAGATCTCTGGATCGGTGGTCGGTGATGAAGAGGCCTTTGTTCGCGGCATGGTGCAGGTGAAGAAGGCGTCAGCGTTAGCGAACGGTGACCTCGGGGCTCTTGACCCGGAGGTTGCTGGTGCGATTGTGTGGGCGTGTGACCAGGTGCTGGTTGCTGAGCGCTGCCTCGATCAGTTCCCAGTCGACCAGTTCCAGGGGGGTGCTGGGACCAGCGTCAACATGAATACCAACGAGGTGATCGCCAATCTCGCGCTGGAGTACCTGGGATACGCCAAGGGTCGTTATGACATCATCAACCCCAATGATCATGTCAACAAGTCCCAGTCGACGAACGACGCCTATCCGACCGGATTCCGTCTGGGGCTGTTCACCCTAGTCGCCTCGCTCGTCGAGGAGCTCGAGCGACTCATCGTGTCGATGCGATCCAAGGGGAAGGAACTCGTCAATGTTCTGAAGATGGGACGTACCCAGCTTCAGGATGCGGTTCCGATGAGCCTAGGACAGGAGTTCGAGGCCTTCGCCGTTCTGCTGGAGGAGGAGGTGAGCCGGCTTCACAACAACGCCGCCCTACTTCTGGAGGTGAACCTCGGGGCCACGGCGATCGGCACAGGGCTCAACACGCCGCCGGACTATCAGAGCACTGTTGTCGGACGTCTGCGGGAGGTCACGGGGCTGGACATTCGAGGAGCGCATGACCTGCTGGAAGCCACGAGTGACACGGGCGCCTACGTCTCGATGCACGCGGCGATCAAACGCCTGGCGGTGAAGCTGTCCAAGATCTGTAACGACCTGCGACTACTGTCCTCCGGACCTCGTGCGGGGCTGGGGGAGATCCGGCTGCCTGAACGCCAGGCCGGTTCCTCCATCATGCCGGCCAAGGTCAATCCGGTCATCCCGGAGGTGGTGAACCAGGTCTGCTTCAAGGTCATCGGAAACGACGTGGCGCTGACCTTCGCCGCCGAGGCAGGGCAGCTTCAGCTCAACGTCATGGAACCGGTGATCGCCCAGACCATCTTCGAGTCCATCAATCTGCTCACCCGCGGGATGTCAACCCTTCGGGAACTGTGCATCGTGGGGATCGAGGCCAATGAGGAGGTATGTCGTCGCAATGTGCTGGACTCGATCGGAATCGTCACCTATCTCAATCCGGTGATCGGTCATCACAATGGCGACCTGGTGGGCCGTGAGTGCGCCCGTTCTGGACGCAGTGTGCGAGAGGTCGTGCTGGAGATGGGGCTGCTCGAGGAGTCTGTTCTTGACGAGATTCTCAGCCCGGAGAACCTTCTGCGTCCCCATTTCCGCGACTTGAAGGTCTACTCGGGATCCGACCCGTCGACTCCGCCGGTTGTGTCCACCGCTCCTGACTTGGGGGAGTAA
- the aceE gene encoding pyruvate dehydrogenase (acetyl-transferring), homodimeric type encodes MSPTSDSTPLIDGLLTKVTDNDPEETKEWHESLDALIADKGAKRARYILLSMLAQARQKNVTVPTETTTPYINTIDVANEPYFPGDESAERTYRRWLRWNAAVMVTRAQRPGVGVGGHISSYASTATLYEVGFNHFFRGKDHPGGGDHVFFQGHASPGNYARAFVEGRLSEADLDGFRQEESRPAGGRGLPSYPHPRRMEDFWEYPTVSMGLGPAEAIYQAWFDKYLQGAGIKDTSQQHTWAFLGDGEMDEPESRGMLQLAASQQLDNLTFVINCNLQRLDGPVRGNGKIIQELEAFFKGAGWNVIKVIWGRGWDQLLAADKDHALEHLMMETLDGDYQTFKANDGAYIREHFFGRDPRTAELVKDWTDDEIWALQRGGNDYRKMYAAYKAATEHKGQPTVILAHTVKGYLLGGHFAGRNATHQMKKLTLDDLKALRDRLHIPITDEQLEANPKMPPYYRPANDDPSLLYMLDRRRQLGGFIPERRDAGVELELPGDKTYDILKGGSGKQEVASTMAFVRLLKELIKDKGIGRRIVPIVPDESRTFGLESLFPTKKIFNTQGQNYTPVDADMMLSYRESTSGQLMHTGINEAGSVSLFQVAGTSYATHGEPMIPVYIFYSMFGFQRTGDQFWAAGDQLTRGFIIGATAGRTTLTGEGTQHMDGHSPMIAATNDAVVSYDPAYAYEIRHIVRDALERWYGPDSGRNRDVMYYLTVYNEPIHQPAEPDNVDVEGILRGIHRISEAPDGEGPEVQLLASGVGVPWIEEARRILAEDWGVRAATWSVTSWNELRRQALEVEKANFLAPDGERQVPYLTQKLSESTGPFIATSDYDHLVPDQIRAWVPGDYYTLGADGFGFSDTRAAARRHYLIDAQSVVVRALQALVEQGRLDRSVLAQAVARYDLTNVNAGTSGSQGGES; translated from the coding sequence GTGAGCCCCACCAGTGACTCCACGCCGCTCATTGACGGCCTCCTGACGAAGGTGACCGACAACGACCCAGAGGAGACCAAGGAGTGGCACGAGTCCCTCGATGCCCTCATCGCGGACAAGGGCGCCAAGCGTGCGCGCTACATCCTGCTGAGCATGCTGGCTCAGGCCCGGCAGAAGAACGTCACGGTCCCCACCGAGACGACGACGCCGTACATCAACACCATCGACGTCGCCAACGAGCCCTACTTCCCCGGTGACGAGAGCGCCGAGCGCACCTACCGGCGCTGGCTGCGCTGGAACGCCGCCGTCATGGTCACCCGTGCCCAGCGCCCCGGGGTCGGGGTCGGCGGACACATCTCTTCCTACGCCTCGACCGCGACCCTCTACGAGGTCGGCTTCAACCACTTCTTCCGCGGTAAGGACCACCCCGGCGGCGGCGACCACGTCTTCTTCCAGGGCCACGCCTCACCGGGTAACTACGCTCGCGCCTTCGTCGAGGGCCGTCTGAGCGAGGCCGACCTGGACGGCTTCCGCCAGGAGGAGTCCCGCCCGGCCGGTGGCCGCGGCCTGCCCTCCTACCCCCACCCGCGTCGCATGGAGGACTTCTGGGAGTACCCCACCGTCTCCATGGGCCTTGGCCCGGCTGAGGCCATCTACCAGGCCTGGTTCGACAAGTACCTTCAGGGCGCCGGCATCAAGGACACCTCCCAGCAGCACACCTGGGCCTTCCTGGGTGACGGTGAGATGGACGAGCCCGAGTCGCGCGGCATGCTGCAGCTGGCCGCCAGCCAGCAGCTGGACAACCTCACCTTCGTCATCAACTGCAACCTGCAGCGCCTCGACGGACCGGTGCGCGGGAACGGCAAGATCATCCAGGAGCTCGAGGCCTTCTTCAAGGGCGCGGGCTGGAACGTCATCAAGGTGATCTGGGGCCGCGGCTGGGACCAGCTCCTCGCCGCGGACAAGGACCACGCCCTCGAGCACCTCATGATGGAGACGCTCGACGGCGACTACCAGACCTTCAAGGCCAACGACGGCGCCTACATCCGCGAGCACTTCTTCGGCCGCGACCCGCGCACCGCCGAGCTCGTCAAGGACTGGACGGACGACGAGATCTGGGCCCTGCAGCGCGGCGGCAACGACTACCGCAAGATGTACGCCGCCTACAAGGCGGCCACGGAGCACAAGGGCCAGCCCACCGTCATCCTCGCGCACACGGTCAAGGGCTACCTCCTGGGAGGCCACTTCGCCGGCCGTAACGCCACCCACCAGATGAAGAAGCTGACGCTGGACGACCTCAAGGCCCTGCGCGACCGGCTCCACATCCCGATCACCGACGAGCAGCTCGAGGCCAACCCGAAGATGCCGCCGTACTACCGGCCGGCCAACGACGACCCCTCGCTGCTCTACATGCTGGACCGGCGCCGCCAGCTCGGCGGCTTCATCCCCGAGCGTCGCGATGCCGGCGTCGAGCTCGAGCTGCCCGGTGACAAGACCTACGACATCCTCAAGGGCGGCTCGGGCAAGCAGGAGGTCGCCTCCACGATGGCCTTCGTGCGCCTGCTCAAGGAGCTCATCAAGGACAAGGGCATCGGTCGGCGCATCGTCCCGATCGTTCCGGACGAGTCGCGCACCTTCGGGCTGGAGTCGCTCTTCCCCACCAAGAAGATTTTCAACACCCAGGGTCAGAACTACACGCCGGTCGACGCCGACATGATGCTGTCCTACCGGGAGTCCACCTCCGGTCAGCTCATGCACACGGGCATCAACGAGGCCGGTTCGGTCTCCCTGTTCCAGGTGGCCGGCACGAGCTACGCCACCCACGGCGAGCCCATGATCCCGGTCTACATCTTCTACTCGATGTTCGGCTTCCAGCGCACCGGCGACCAGTTCTGGGCCGCCGGCGACCAGCTGACCCGCGGCTTCATCATCGGAGCCACAGCCGGGCGCACCACCTTGACCGGTGAGGGCACCCAGCACATGGACGGCCACTCCCCCATGATCGCGGCCACCAACGACGCCGTCGTCAGCTACGACCCGGCCTACGCCTACGAGATCCGGCACATTGTGCGCGACGCCCTGGAGCGCTGGTACGGACCGGACTCGGGTCGCAACCGAGACGTCATGTACTACCTGACCGTCTACAACGAGCCGATCCACCAGCCCGCCGAGCCCGACAACGTCGACGTCGAGGGAATCCTGCGCGGTATCCACCGCATCAGCGAGGCCCCCGACGGCGAGGGCCCCGAGGTCCAGCTCCTGGCCTCCGGTGTAGGAGTGCCCTGGATCGAGGAGGCCCGCCGCATCCTGGCCGAGGACTGGGGCGTGCGTGCCGCCACGTGGTCGGTCACCAGCTGGAACGAGCTGCGGCGCCAGGCCCTGGAGGTGGAGAAGGCCAACTTCCTGGCTCCCGACGGCGAGCGGCAGGTCCCCTACCTGACGCAGAAGCTCTCCGAGAGCACGGGCCCCTTCATCGCCACCAGCGACTACGATCACCTGGTTCCCGACCAGATCCGTGCCTGGGTGCCCGGCGACTACTACACCCTGGGTGCTGACGGCTTCGGATTCTCCGACACCCGTGCCGCCGCCAGGCGTCATTACCTCATTGACGCCCAGTCGGTGGTGGTGCGCGCCCTCCAGGCTCTGGTGGAGCAGGGGCGCCTCGACCGCTCCGTCCTGGCCCAGGCCGTTGCCCGCTACGACTTGACCAACGTCAATGCAGGCACCTCCGGGTCCCAGGGAGGGGAGTCCTGA
- a CDS encoding DUF3052 family protein has product MASTAGGAFGFASGLIIQEFGYDDDVDETLRQAVEAETGTALVDEDYEDVADSAIVWWRDDDGDVDDLTDLLVDAQANLDGAGLIWVLTPKARTTGAVQAAEVEEAAATAGMHATSAASMGQHWSGIRVSSRGR; this is encoded by the coding sequence GTGGCGAGTACAGCGGGTGGGGCTTTCGGCTTCGCCTCCGGTCTCATCATTCAGGAGTTCGGCTACGACGACGACGTCGACGAGACCTTGCGACAGGCCGTTGAGGCGGAGACCGGAACCGCTCTGGTGGATGAGGACTACGAGGACGTGGCTGACTCGGCCATCGTGTGGTGGCGTGATGACGACGGTGACGTCGACGACCTCACCGACCTCCTCGTGGACGCCCAGGCCAACCTTGACGGTGCAGGGCTCATCTGGGTGCTGACGCCCAAGGCACGTACCACCGGAGCCGTCCAGGCCGCCGAGGTGGAGGAGGCTGCCGCGACAGCCGGCATGCACGCGACCTCTGCCGCATCCATGGGGCAGCACTGGAGCGGTATCAGGGTCTCCAGCCGGGGGCGCTGA
- a CDS encoding recombinase family protein, translated as MAAQLTPKRAVSYIRVSTREQAQRGGSEEGFSLPAQREANKRKAQSMGALVVKEFADRGESARSANRPELQKMLAYLKQDGGIDYVIVHKLDRLARNRADDVEINRAFEDAGVRLVSTSENIDQTPGGMLLHGIMSSIAEFYSRNLANEVIKGMGEKARNGGTLGKAPLGYVNVRGRDEHGREVRTVALDEERAPLVRLAFTEYAAGNWTVRRLAEHLNNRGLTIPPTARKPANPVSVRLLQTLLRNPYYKGVISFQGVEYAGAHKPLVDAATWQTVQDILTAHTNGERQRTHNHHLKSTIVCGLCGARLLVQHATSRASGTYHYFVCARRHRVHDCTFKAVLIDEVEARVAELYQQIRLSSDDRREIERYLRAEFAHIQANRQQDIQRLTTRQQQLEDRRHKLLEAHYAGAIPLDLLKKEQDQVTSGILAIQRDLDGYTADAALVEQHLTQALDLLEDCHRLYLAAPDHLKKLLNQVFFERILVNPAVDEDGRPIIPPPALQTSLKAGRRAGAAVAGRQTAATQSVEKTTESATSSCDEGAGDQSGGSAFQGGHDDVQPGSMHTVHRSAISIIDPASHTAVTAELASPFDQLGSRQLRWAAQQAAVGAAPTTSTPVHDVDGRRRCNSGDDSAPAPVTQAKGSYTELVVDPAGLEPTTDAV; from the coding sequence ATGGCCGCCCAGCTCACTCCCAAGCGGGCCGTCTCATACATCCGCGTCTCCACCCGGGAGCAGGCCCAGCGTGGTGGTAGCGAGGAAGGCTTCTCCCTACCCGCTCAACGTGAAGCGAATAAGCGCAAAGCCCAGTCGATGGGTGCGCTGGTGGTGAAGGAGTTCGCCGACCGTGGTGAGTCCGCCCGCTCCGCGAACCGTCCTGAGCTGCAGAAGATGCTGGCCTACCTCAAACAGGACGGCGGCATCGACTACGTCATCGTCCACAAGCTGGACCGGTTAGCCCGCAACCGAGCCGATGATGTGGAGATCAACCGGGCCTTCGAGGACGCCGGTGTCCGGCTGGTATCGACGTCGGAGAACATCGACCAGACGCCTGGTGGGATGCTGCTGCATGGCATTATGAGCAGCATCGCTGAGTTCTACAGCCGCAACCTGGCTAATGAGGTCATCAAGGGGATGGGCGAGAAAGCCAGAAACGGCGGAACACTGGGTAAGGCGCCGCTGGGGTATGTGAATGTGCGGGGGCGGGATGAGCATGGGAGAGAGGTTCGGACGGTCGCTTTGGATGAGGAGCGCGCACCGCTGGTGCGGCTGGCGTTTACCGAGTATGCGGCGGGTAACTGGACAGTGCGGAGGTTGGCGGAGCATCTCAATAATCGTGGGCTGACCATCCCACCAACCGCCCGCAAGCCTGCCAACCCTGTCTCGGTCAGACTCTTGCAAACGCTGCTGCGAAACCCCTACTACAAGGGTGTCATCTCCTTCCAAGGCGTGGAGTACGCTGGGGCGCACAAGCCTCTCGTGGACGCCGCCACCTGGCAGACGGTGCAAGACATCCTGACCGCTCATACCAACGGCGAGCGGCAGCGTACGCACAATCATCACCTCAAGAGCACCATCGTCTGCGGCCTGTGTGGTGCCCGCCTGCTGGTGCAGCACGCCACCTCGCGTGCCAGTGGCACCTACCATTACTTCGTATGCGCCCGCCGCCATCGGGTGCACGACTGCACCTTCAAGGCGGTGCTCATCGACGAGGTGGAAGCCCGCGTGGCCGAGCTCTACCAGCAGATACGGCTCAGTAGCGATGACCGCCGCGAGATCGAGCGCTACCTGCGCGCGGAGTTCGCACACATCCAGGCCAACCGCCAGCAAGACATCCAGCGCCTAACTACACGGCAGCAACAGCTAGAAGACCGGCGCCACAAGCTGCTCGAAGCCCACTACGCCGGAGCTATCCCCCTGGATCTTCTCAAGAAGGAACAAGACCAGGTAACCAGCGGCATCCTTGCGATCCAGCGCGATCTAGACGGCTACACGGCCGACGCCGCCCTGGTGGAGCAGCACCTCACCCAGGCGCTCGACCTCCTGGAGGACTGCCACCGGCTGTACCTGGCGGCACCGGATCACCTGAAGAAGCTGCTCAACCAGGTGTTCTTCGAGCGCATCCTCGTCAATCCAGCGGTGGACGAAGATGGCCGCCCCATCATCCCACCACCAGCACTACAGACCAGCCTGAAGGCAGGGCGACGAGCCGGAGCCGCCGTGGCTGGTAGGCAGACGGCCGCCACGCAGAGTGTGGAGAAGACAACGGAGAGCGCGACCTCTTCTTGCGATGAGGGTGCTGGGGATCAGTCGGGCGGCTCGGCATTTCAGGGTGGCCACGATGACGTGCAGCCAGGCTCGATGCATACGGTGCACCGCAGCGCCATCTCCATCATCGATCCCGCGAGCCACACCGCCGTCACTGCAGAGCTGGCCTCACCCTTCGACCAACTCGGTAGCCGACAGCTACGATGGGCGGCGCAGCAAGCGGCGGTGGGTGCAGCACCCACAACAAGTACGCCCGTCCACGATGTGGACGGGCGTCGTCGATGCAATTCAGGTGATGATTCGGCCCCTGCCCCTGTTACTCAGGCCAAGGGTTCGTATACGGAGCTTGTGGTGGACCCGGCCGGACTCGAACCGACGACCGACGCGGTGTAA
- a CDS encoding inositol monophosphatase family protein, with protein MPIHQDFLTTTLTAAAKIAAANFGNLSHSVKVGDRNQVLTETDLEIGHFLTDAIRTAYPDHNIIDEELGCIDNGSRYTWVVDPIDGTSNFAVGLPQYGIMLGLLDHDTPVAGGIALPAFDELYVATKGAGAWCNDQKIHVSRETDLANSLVAYGIDGHPEDPARTKREAELLGAIILSIRNLRSSNSVVDQAMVAKGAYGACANQTSKIWDNVAQQIIIEEAGGVYTDIAGNSMDYHNALNRSHENFTWLAGAPELHRQLVRVVEKPQ; from the coding sequence ATGCCCATCCACCAAGACTTTCTCACCACCACCCTCACCGCCGCCGCGAAGATTGCAGCTGCGAACTTTGGCAATCTCTCTCACTCGGTCAAGGTGGGAGATCGCAATCAAGTCCTGACAGAGACCGACCTGGAGATCGGCCATTTCCTGACGGACGCAATTCGCACAGCATACCCTGACCATAATATCATCGACGAGGAGCTGGGCTGTATCGATAACGGGTCGCGCTACACCTGGGTGGTTGACCCGATCGATGGGACGAGTAACTTCGCGGTGGGGCTACCACAGTATGGCATTATGCTTGGGCTGCTCGATCACGACACACCAGTGGCTGGTGGCATAGCCCTGCCTGCCTTTGACGAGCTCTACGTTGCGACCAAGGGCGCGGGTGCCTGGTGTAATGATCAGAAAATCCATGTCTCGCGTGAAACCGACCTTGCTAATAGTCTCGTCGCCTATGGTATTGACGGCCACCCTGAGGATCCAGCCCGGACAAAGCGCGAGGCTGAACTGCTTGGTGCCATCATCCTCTCGATCCGTAATCTCCGCTCGTCTAATAGTGTCGTCGACCAAGCAATGGTTGCGAAGGGTGCCTATGGTGCCTGCGCCAACCAAACGAGCAAGATCTGGGACAACGTCGCGCAGCAGATCATTATTGAGGAAGCAGGCGGCGTCTATACCGATATTGCTGGTAACTCCATGGATTACCACAACGCCCTGAACCGCTCTCACGAGAACTTTACCTGGCTGGCGGGAGCGCCGGAGCTGCATCGGCAGTTGGTGAGGGTGGTGGAGAAACCACAGTAG
- a CDS encoding DUF6907 domain-containing protein, with protein sequence MQPKTEDNKRQTSPTTDCPAWCIGHNADAPDKDDDHLHEAAPALIPCITLERTTDETGTIHHHPTATELTLVRYQYPHDSDTWLYIGDGSHTHGLDITLESARRLVSTLARYVEDEG encoded by the coding sequence ATGCAGCCAAAGACGGAAGACAACAAGAGACAGACATCACCAACCACCGACTGCCCAGCCTGGTGCATCGGCCACAACGCCGATGCACCAGACAAAGATGACGACCACCTCCACGAAGCCGCCCCAGCCCTCATACCCTGCATCACCCTAGAACGCACCACCGATGAGACTGGCACCATCCACCATCACCCCACCGCCACCGAACTCACCCTAGTGCGCTACCAATACCCACACGACAGCGACACCTGGCTCTACATAGGCGACGGCTCCCACACTCACGGCCTCGACATCACCCTAGAGAGCGCCCGTCGGCTGGTGAGCACGCTGGCTCGGTATGTGGAAGATGAGGGGTGA
- a CDS encoding helix-turn-helix domain-containing protein, whose protein sequence is MALLTSVTKNWQTLLKFAKTLPPDNRTTTTTIATPPPQRLRQHHTRLTPAQKDEVITLYQQSTPVREICQRYGISRQQVSDLRAARGIPCRPRGLSDEQKHQAEQHYLAGQSCATIGRQFGVHAETVRRYLHTTGIALRPRPGAA, encoded by the coding sequence GTGGCCCTCCTTACCTCTGTCACCAAGAACTGGCAGACACTACTGAAGTTCGCCAAGACGCTGCCACCCGACAACAGAACCACTACGACCACCATAGCCACTCCCCCGCCTCAGCGCCTGCGCCAGCATCACACCCGCCTTACGCCAGCGCAGAAGGATGAGGTGATCACCCTGTACCAGCAGAGCACGCCAGTACGCGAGATCTGCCAGCGCTATGGCATCAGCAGGCAACAGGTCAGTGACCTCCGCGCCGCTCGGGGCATCCCCTGCCGGCCACGTGGCTTGAGCGACGAGCAGAAGCACCAGGCCGAGCAGCACTACCTCGCCGGCCAGTCCTGCGCCACCATCGGCCGCCAGTTCGGCGTGCATGCCGAGACCGTCCGCCGCTACCTCCACACCACCGGCATTGCCCTGCGTCCCAGACCCGGTGCTGCATGA
- a CDS encoding DUF1266 domain-containing protein, with the protein MSMQTLLLSAALVVFGVIATVEISKSIHQKIRLRRDKAASTPHRGEESTWNELTEHHRPVRHSEPDEFTAGPHERLLAICAPYSLCRRDPWDRLACSDLDGTRTMLSLDWGVCSRADLLSQVHWLITSGHRTSFDAERARWVDTSLAEAERHELRETAESSSDAAETLWRLERMLNNDRDIRNVDFSAWDLVRAGMLTRCGFALGWLTEDETWDTLAILDQGLRERYRSWTQVSESFRLARWYWSSTSGKDEHFNDLHDLNRSLVLLSPDGPWGLIDWDVETPEPSFLILDDLLDAGVAMPLGAGERRHATQWERWVDDQVIVRGQHRPQHFGTHADQCHRFAKRA; encoded by the coding sequence ATGTCCATGCAGACCCTGCTCCTCTCCGCCGCGCTGGTAGTTTTTGGAGTGATCGCCACCGTCGAGATCTCCAAATCAATCCATCAAAAAATACGCTTGCGCCGCGATAAGGCAGCCTCAACCCCGCACCGGGGCGAGGAGTCCACATGGAATGAGCTCACCGAGCATCATCGACCCGTCAGACACTCCGAGCCCGACGAGTTCACCGCCGGCCCGCATGAGCGACTCCTGGCGATCTGCGCGCCGTACTCCCTGTGCCGCCGGGACCCGTGGGACCGGCTCGCCTGCTCCGATCTTGACGGCACGCGCACCATGCTCTCCCTCGACTGGGGAGTGTGCTCGCGCGCCGACCTTCTCTCCCAGGTCCACTGGCTCATCACCTCCGGGCACCGCACCAGTTTCGATGCCGAGCGCGCCCGCTGGGTCGACACCTCCCTGGCGGAGGCCGAACGCCACGAACTACGAGAGACTGCCGAGTCATCCTCAGACGCAGCAGAGACACTGTGGCGCCTCGAGCGCATGCTCAACAATGATCGCGACATCCGCAACGTGGACTTCTCCGCCTGGGACCTGGTGCGTGCCGGCATGCTGACGCGCTGTGGATTCGCGCTGGGGTGGCTGACCGAGGACGAGACCTGGGACACGCTCGCGATCCTGGATCAGGGGCTGCGAGAGCGTTATCGGAGCTGGACGCAGGTGTCGGAGTCGTTCCGGCTGGCACGCTGGTACTGGAGCTCCACGAGTGGCAAGGACGAGCACTTCAACGACCTGCACGATCTCAACCGCTCGCTGGTTCTCCTCAGCCCCGACGGGCCATGGGGGCTCATCGACTGGGACGTCGAGACTCCCGAGCCCTCGTTCCTGATCCTCGACGACCTGCTCGACGCCGGCGTGGCGATGCCGCTGGGGGCTGGCGAGCGGAGGCACGCCACACAGTGGGAGCGCTGGGTCGACGATCAGGTCATTGTCCGCGGACAGCACCGCCCCCAGCACTTCGGGACCCATGCCGACCAGTGCCACCGGTTCGCCAAGCGCGCCTGA
- a CDS encoding aminotransferase class I/II-fold pyridoxal phosphate-dependent enzyme, producing MKIAARATAAQPFYAMSIGERAGVLQAEGHSIAKLSLGEPDFGAPPAVREEMCRVMDGRPLPYSPALGLLALREAIADFYRDRHGVEVDPARIVVTTGASSALLLVAAATTQAGDDVVIADPSYPCNRQLVETYGGRIVLAPTSPASRYQMDRAAAEAAWTPQTSAVMLATPSNPTGTSIPFEELASICELARERSAWRIVDEIYLGLADPGEDGRPARTVLEADPDAIVINSFSKYFGMTGWRLGWAILPEELLAPAENLAVNYFLCASTPIQQAALAAFSPESISVCEQRRQELLARRSIVLDGLQRIGLPVPVLPDGAFYVYFDVSSTGLDAQTFCHRALEEAHVALTPGQDFSTTTARTHVRLSYAASRDELHEGMKRLEAFINSL from the coding sequence ATGAAGATCGCCGCCCGGGCCACAGCCGCTCAGCCCTTCTATGCGATGAGCATCGGCGAACGCGCCGGGGTCCTCCAGGCGGAGGGCCACTCGATTGCCAAGCTCAGCCTGGGTGAGCCTGATTTCGGCGCCCCTCCCGCGGTCCGTGAGGAGATGTGCCGTGTCATGGACGGCCGGCCACTGCCCTACTCCCCCGCCCTGGGCCTGCTCGCACTGCGTGAGGCCATTGCGGATTTCTACCGGGACAGGCACGGCGTCGAGGTCGATCCCGCTCGGATCGTCGTCACCACCGGTGCGTCGTCGGCACTCCTGCTGGTGGCCGCCGCCACCACGCAGGCCGGTGACGACGTCGTCATCGCTGATCCGTCCTACCCCTGCAACCGGCAGCTGGTGGAGACCTACGGCGGCCGGATCGTTCTGGCCCCCACCAGTCCTGCCAGCCGATACCAGATGGACCGGGCCGCAGCCGAGGCGGCATGGACTCCCCAGACGAGCGCGGTGATGCTGGCGACCCCGTCCAACCCCACAGGCACATCCATCCCCTTCGAGGAGCTGGCATCGATCTGCGAGCTGGCGCGCGAACGCAGTGCCTGGCGGATCGTCGACGAGATCTACCTGGGCCTGGCTGATCCAGGCGAGGATGGCAGGCCTGCGCGCACCGTCCTGGAAGCCGATCCTGATGCGATCGTCATCAACTCCTTCTCCAAGTACTTCGGGATGACGGGATGGCGCCTGGGCTGGGCGATTCTTCCCGAGGAGCTGTTAGCCCCCGCCGAGAACCTGGCGGTGAACTACTTCCTGTGCGCCTCGACACCTATTCAGCAGGCCGCGCTGGCGGCCTTCTCCCCCGAATCCATCTCCGTGTGCGAGCAACGCAGACAAGAGCTCCTCGCCCGCAGGAGCATCGTGCTCGACGGGCTGCAACGCATCGGCCTTCCGGTCCCGGTCCTGCCCGACGGCGCCTTCTACGTCTACTTCGACGTCTCCTCCACGGGTCTTGACGCCCAGACCTTCTGTCACCGCGCCCTGGAGGAGGCTCATGTGGCCCTTACTCCGGGACAGGACTTCTCCACGACCACGGCCCGCACCCACGTTCGACTGTCCTACGCGGCCTCTCGCGACGAGCTGCACGAAGGAATGAAGCGCCTCGAAGCTTTCATCAACAGTCTGTAA